Proteins from a single region of Streptomyces glaucescens:
- a CDS encoding (2,3-dihydroxybenzoyl)adenylate synthase, with product MLDGFVPWPSEFAERYRRAGYWKGVSLRQLLTDRAGRHPDKIAAVDATRRVTYAELAEEADRVASGLLDLGVSSRDRVVVHLPNRIDFLTTVLALFGIGAIPVMALPGHRRDEILHLARSSDAVAYVGPDRFQGFDFRQLAREVRRDAPGMKHVVIAGEADGFTPLAELAGSAARELPPVDSSEVALLLLSGGTTGVPKLIPRTHDDYAYNISACARVVDFDDSGVYLAANPVPHNAALGCPGALGAVLLGGKAVLAANPSPDHVFPLIEQEGVTLTTLVPALALLWAEAARSTPVDMSRVTIQVGSSKFGPAAAARVSESLGCRLMNVYGIGEGLITHTRRDDPPEVVFGTEGRPVCPDDEIRIVDTEDNDVAPGETGELLTRGPYTIRGYFAAPDHNRRSFTADGFYRTGDLARMTEDGNVVIEGRLKDIIHHLGEKVSAEEVEGHVLTHPLVRDTAVVGVPDDELDERLCVFVVLTADADTERTPVTLRTIREHIRGRGLASYKLPDELIVVSDLPRTPVGKIDKKALKAARP from the coding sequence CCTGGCCATCCGAGTTCGCCGAACGCTACCGCCGCGCCGGCTACTGGAAAGGTGTCTCGCTGCGGCAGCTGCTCACCGACCGGGCCGGCCGCCACCCCGACAAGATCGCGGCCGTGGACGCGACGCGCCGGGTCACCTACGCCGAACTGGCGGAGGAGGCCGACCGGGTGGCGTCCGGGCTGCTCGACCTCGGCGTCTCCAGCCGTGACCGGGTCGTGGTGCACCTGCCCAACAGGATCGACTTCCTGACCACCGTCCTCGCGCTGTTCGGCATCGGCGCGATCCCCGTGATGGCCCTGCCCGGCCACCGCCGCGACGAGATCCTCCACCTGGCGCGCTCCTCGGACGCGGTGGCTTACGTCGGCCCGGACCGGTTCCAGGGCTTCGACTTCCGCCAACTGGCCCGCGAGGTGCGCCGCGACGCCCCGGGCATGAAGCACGTCGTCATCGCCGGTGAGGCGGACGGCTTCACCCCGCTGGCCGAGCTCGCCGGGTCCGCGGCCCGGGAGCTGCCGCCGGTCGACTCCTCCGAGGTGGCGCTGCTGCTGCTGTCGGGCGGGACCACCGGTGTGCCGAAGCTGATCCCGCGGACGCACGACGACTACGCGTACAACATCTCTGCCTGCGCGCGGGTGGTCGACTTCGACGACAGCGGTGTCTACCTCGCCGCCAACCCCGTGCCGCACAACGCCGCGCTCGGCTGCCCCGGCGCCCTCGGCGCGGTGCTCCTCGGCGGGAAGGCCGTCCTCGCCGCGAACCCCAGCCCGGACCACGTGTTCCCGCTGATCGAGCAGGAGGGGGTCACCCTCACCACGCTGGTGCCGGCGCTGGCCCTGCTGTGGGCGGAGGCGGCGCGGAGCACCCCCGTCGACATGTCCCGCGTGACCATCCAGGTCGGCAGCTCGAAGTTCGGGCCCGCCGCCGCGGCCCGGGTGAGCGAGAGCCTCGGATGCCGGCTGATGAACGTGTACGGCATCGGTGAGGGGCTGATCACCCACACCCGCCGGGACGACCCGCCGGAGGTCGTCTTCGGCACCGAGGGCCGGCCGGTGTGCCCGGACGACGAGATCAGGATCGTCGACACCGAGGACAACGACGTCGCTCCCGGCGAGACGGGAGAACTGCTCACCCGCGGCCCGTACACCATCCGGGGCTACTTCGCCGCGCCGGACCACAACCGGCGGTCGTTCACCGCGGACGGCTTCTACCGCACCGGCGACCTGGCCCGGATGACCGAGGACGGGAACGTCGTCATCGAGGGCCGGCTGAAGGACATCATCCACCACCTGGGCGAGAAGGTGTCGGCCGAGGAGGTGGAAGGCCATGTGCTGACCCACCCGCTGGTGCGGGACACCGCCGTGGTCGGCGTCCCGGACGACGAACTCGACGAGCGGCTCTGTGTCTTCGTGGTGCTCACGGCCGACGCGGACACCGAGCGGACCCCGGTCACGCTGCGCACGATCAGGGAGCACATCCGCGGTCGCGGGCTGGCATCGTACAAACTGCCCGACGAGCTGATCGTGGTCTCCGACCTGCCTCGGACTCCGGTGGGCAAGATCGACAAGAAGGCCCTGAAGGCAGCTCGGCCGTAG
- a CDS encoding MFS transporter, whose product MNVGLPEIASGLGFSDAGLTWVIHAYALTFGGLLLLGGKIADRYGHKRILLIGLPVFGLASLIGGFAQEPGHLVAARAVQGVGAATLAPAALALLTSTFPSGKARVKAFGVWSAMNAAGGALGVLIGGVLTEYAGWEWVMLVNVPMAAVALALAWRGVAADPPAQRRGRPDVLGAVLATAGMTLLVFGVVRTDQHAWGSSVTLTTLAIAVVLLAAFIYVERTTARDPLIRLGLFSNRSVAGANSYNLLLGGAMASAFYFVSLYLQRVLGEGPAMSGIQFLPFALGVIVGSVIAIKLGYRVPARTLLVGGGLLTAAGFAWFGMMSADGSFLADVLGPSIVTSIGFGLCLAPVVSTATVGVAPHETGTASGMLSSTRQIGASLGLAALGTAATHRTGDTASLEALNDGYALGMTIGAVILLAAVVVAFTVLPRTGPASQTEDEKGELVPERE is encoded by the coding sequence GTGAACGTCGGACTTCCGGAGATCGCCTCCGGCCTCGGCTTCAGTGACGCCGGCCTGACCTGGGTGATCCACGCCTACGCGCTCACCTTCGGTGGCCTGCTCCTCCTGGGCGGCAAGATCGCCGACCGGTACGGCCACAAGCGGATCCTGCTGATCGGCCTGCCCGTGTTCGGCCTCGCCTCGCTCATCGGCGGCTTCGCGCAGGAACCAGGCCACCTGGTGGCCGCCCGTGCCGTGCAGGGCGTCGGCGCCGCCACCCTGGCCCCGGCCGCGCTCGCCCTGCTCACCTCGACCTTCCCGTCGGGCAAGGCGCGGGTGAAGGCCTTCGGCGTGTGGAGCGCGATGAACGCCGCGGGCGGGGCCCTCGGCGTGCTGATCGGCGGCGTGCTGACCGAGTACGCCGGCTGGGAATGGGTGATGCTCGTCAACGTCCCCATGGCCGCCGTGGCCCTGGCCCTGGCCTGGCGGGGTGTCGCCGCGGATCCGCCGGCCCAGCGCCGCGGCCGTCCGGACGTGCTGGGCGCCGTCCTCGCCACGGCCGGCATGACCCTGCTCGTGTTCGGCGTCGTGCGCACCGACCAGCACGCGTGGGGCTCGTCGGTCACCCTCACGACCCTGGCGATCGCCGTCGTCCTGCTGGCCGCGTTCATCTACGTCGAGCGGACCACGGCCCGCGACCCGCTGATCCGGCTCGGCCTGTTCAGCAACCGCTCCGTCGCCGGTGCCAACAGCTACAACCTCCTCCTCGGCGGCGCGATGGCCTCGGCCTTCTACTTCGTCTCGCTCTACCTCCAGCGCGTCCTGGGGGAGGGCCCGGCCATGAGCGGCATCCAGTTCCTGCCCTTCGCGCTGGGCGTGATCGTCGGTTCCGTGATCGCCATCAAGCTCGGCTACCGGGTCCCCGCCCGGACCCTCCTGGTCGGTGGCGGACTGCTGACCGCGGCCGGGTTCGCCTGGTTCGGCATGATGAGCGCGGACGGCTCCTTCCTGGCCGACGTGCTGGGCCCGTCGATCGTCACCAGCATCGGGTTCGGCCTCTGCCTCGCCCCGGTGGTCTCGACGGCCACCGTCGGGGTGGCCCCGCACGAGACGGGCACCGCCTCCGGCATGCTCAGCAGCACCCGCCAGATCGGCGCCTCGCTCGGTCTGGCCGCGCTCGGCACCGCCGCCACCCACCGCACCGGTGACACGGCCTCGCTGGAGGCCCTCAACGACGGCTACGCGCTGGGCATGACCATCGGCGCCGTGATCCTGCTCGCCGCCGTCGTCGTCGCCTTCACCGTCCTGCCGCGCACCGGCCCGGCGAGCCAGACGGAGGACGAGAAGGGGGAGCTGGTCCCCGAGCGGGAGTGA
- a CDS encoding TetR/AcrR family transcriptional regulator: protein MTSRTQILNAARRLIDQSGWEKLTIRRLAAEIGIGATTLYHHVRDKEDLLFLLIHEYADQIPIPELPGEPRDRIIAAAVAIHDALAAWPWAAEVLTTDGFISRLSNSALQLVEAIVGGAVDHGCTPEQAVHVFRSIWYYTVGEILVRAHSAGQRADDERPAGLDAFIEGLDPARLPRLAALGHRWPELAAQDTYPLALSAFVDGLLAQATSTTPRVPSR, encoded by the coding sequence GTGACCTCTCGTACGCAGATCCTGAACGCGGCCCGCCGGCTCATCGATCAGAGCGGCTGGGAGAAACTGACGATCCGCCGGCTGGCCGCCGAGATCGGCATCGGGGCCACGACGCTCTACCACCATGTGCGGGACAAGGAAGACCTGCTGTTCCTGCTGATCCACGAGTACGCGGACCAGATCCCGATCCCCGAGCTGCCCGGCGAGCCGCGGGACCGCATCATCGCCGCCGCCGTGGCGATCCACGACGCCCTCGCCGCCTGGCCGTGGGCCGCTGAGGTCCTCACCACGGACGGTTTCATCAGCCGGCTCAGCAACTCGGCCCTGCAACTCGTCGAGGCCATCGTGGGCGGGGCGGTCGACCACGGGTGCACGCCCGAGCAGGCCGTCCACGTCTTCCGCAGCATCTGGTACTACACGGTCGGCGAGATCCTGGTCCGGGCGCACTCCGCGGGGCAGCGCGCGGACGACGAACGGCCCGCCGGCCTGGACGCGTTCATAGAAGGGCTCGACCCGGCCCGCCTGCCCCGGCTGGCCGCCCTCGGCCACCGCTGGCCGGAGCTGGCCGCGCAGGACACCTATCCGCTCGCCCTGAGCGCGTTCGTCGACGGACTGCTGGCCCAGGCCACCTCGACGACGCCCCGGGTGCCGAGCCGCTGA
- a CDS encoding winged helix-turn-helix transcriptional regulator yields MSSDLLSTVDGGRAQPARPAGPKARIPDCPLARTVEAVGPWWTLEILHEVFDGHDRFADIRHNLETPADVLRDRLADLVARGLLETADETADPQERAYRLTESGRALRPLILVMAAWGNRLLAPEDRSLVLVDAETGAEADPVVVDRLTGRRLDTPGFVFARGPRASAQISARYPEVPARH; encoded by the coding sequence GTGAGTAGCGATCTCTTGAGCACCGTGGACGGCGGGCGTGCGCAGCCGGCGCGCCCGGCCGGCCCGAAGGCGCGGATCCCCGACTGCCCGCTGGCGCGGACCGTCGAGGCCGTCGGCCCGTGGTGGACTCTGGAGATCCTGCACGAGGTCTTCGACGGCCACGACCGCTTCGCGGACATCCGCCACAACCTGGAGACGCCCGCGGACGTCCTGCGGGACCGGCTCGCGGACCTCGTGGCGCGGGGCCTGCTGGAGACCGCGGACGAGACCGCGGACCCCCAGGAGCGCGCCTACCGGCTCACCGAGAGCGGCCGCGCGTTGCGCCCGCTCATCCTGGTCATGGCCGCCTGGGGGAACCGACTGCTCGCCCCCGAGGACCGCAGCCTGGTCCTGGTCGACGCCGAGACGGGCGCCGAGGCGGACCCGGTCGTGGTGGACCGGCTGACCGGACGGCGGCTGGACACCCCCGGCTTCGTCTTCGCCCGCGGCCCCCGGGCGAGCGCGCAGATCAGCGCCCGCTATCCGGAGGTCCCCGCGCGGCACTGA
- a CDS encoding cation:proton antiporter, whose amino-acid sequence MDVSDLLSRAAHVSAALAVVLLLARLGRNAARRLRQPEVVGEVTVGLLVGPAVLALSDRALFDALLPAAVLDVLTFVGQTGLVLYLVGLAHKLRPGPGGPPRRALSALVAGAFVVPLATGLLLVGLIALTGDTAARGEVPLPAFCLMVAVTLSITAVPVLSRILGDRGLSESAEGRLALASAIVMDGLGWIMLTLAVGLGADDLSGLWEPAVALLAGGGCALLLRLGLRTAPARRLCRRLPRTTAVLLGGAALGTALLTEHLGMTAIVGAALVGLAIPGEDAAAADAGPAPWTEPVTAVSHTGRMLTPVFFVVTGVTVLIDAFSAASWTLIAGTLVLGCSGKLLGGYAGARLAGTGPAPARRIGVLMNTRGLTELIVIEAGHRAGILPAPMVLALVVMALATTAMTGPLLGLVDRAERRGSVPDRSELPRSVATEGSTR is encoded by the coding sequence ATGGACGTATCGGACCTGCTCTCCCGTGCCGCGCACGTGTCCGCGGCACTCGCCGTCGTGCTGCTCCTGGCCCGCCTGGGGCGGAACGCCGCGCGCCGGCTGCGCCAGCCGGAAGTCGTCGGGGAGGTCACGGTGGGGCTGCTCGTCGGGCCCGCCGTGCTCGCGCTGTCCGACCGCGCGCTGTTCGACGCGCTGCTGCCGGCCGCCGTCCTCGACGTGCTCACCTTCGTCGGGCAGACCGGACTCGTGCTCTATCTCGTCGGCCTCGCCCACAAGCTGCGGCCCGGGCCGGGCGGCCCGCCCCGGCGGGCGCTGTCCGCGCTGGTGGCCGGCGCCTTCGTGGTGCCCCTCGCCACGGGGCTGCTGCTGGTGGGGCTGATCGCGCTCACCGGCGACACGGCGGCCCGGGGCGAGGTGCCGCTGCCCGCCTTCTGCCTGATGGTCGCGGTCACCCTGTCCATCACCGCCGTCCCGGTGCTGTCCCGGATCCTCGGCGACCGGGGCCTGAGCGAGTCGGCCGAGGGACGGCTCGCCCTCGCGTCCGCCATCGTCATGGACGGACTGGGCTGGATCATGCTCACGCTCGCCGTGGGGCTCGGCGCGGACGACCTGTCGGGCCTGTGGGAGCCCGCCGTCGCGCTGCTCGCGGGCGGCGGCTGCGCCCTCCTGCTGCGGCTGGGGCTGCGCACCGCGCCCGCGCGCCGGCTGTGCCGCCGGCTGCCGCGGACGACCGCGGTCCTGCTCGGCGGTGCCGCGCTGGGCACGGCCCTGCTCACCGAGCACCTGGGCATGACCGCCATCGTCGGCGCCGCGCTGGTGGGTCTGGCGATCCCCGGCGAGGACGCGGCGGCCGCCGACGCGGGCCCGGCCCCCTGGACCGAGCCCGTGACCGCCGTGTCGCACACCGGGCGGATGCTGACACCGGTCTTCTTCGTGGTCACCGGGGTCACCGTGCTCATCGACGCGTTCAGCGCCGCGTCCTGGACGCTGATCGCCGGCACGCTGGTGCTGGGCTGCTCGGGCAAGCTGCTCGGCGGTTACGCCGGGGCCCGGCTGGCCGGCACCGGGCCCGCACCGGCGCGCCGTATCGGTGTCCTCATGAACACCCGAGGCCTGACCGAGCTGATCGTGATCGAGGCCGGCCACCGGGCCGGCATCCTGCCGGCGCCGATGGTCCTCGCCCTGGTGGTGATGGCCCTGGCGACCACGGCCATGACGGGACCGCTGCTCGGTCTCGTCGACCGCGCCGAGCGACGCGGCAGCGTACCGGACCGTTCCGAACTCCCCCGCTCCGTAGCGACGGAAGGCAGTACCCGATGA
- a CDS encoding flavin reductase family protein — MTEYPAAAATPQPTVAEATPDEFRTMMSGFPTGVCVVTSVDGAGAPWGMTCSSVCSVSLAPPTLLVCLRSGSPTLAAVLDRGAFTVNLLHEGAQDAAELFASGNPHRFDLLPWEQDADASGPHLVRDAHTVADCTVSLTQAVGDHVTVFGRTRRIVRHRTRSPLLYGLRQFRPWPGS, encoded by the coding sequence ATGACCGAATACCCGGCCGCGGCCGCCACGCCCCAGCCCACGGTGGCCGAGGCGACGCCCGACGAGTTCCGGACCATGATGAGCGGCTTCCCCACCGGGGTGTGCGTGGTCACCAGCGTCGACGGGGCCGGAGCGCCCTGGGGGATGACCTGCTCGTCGGTGTGCAGTGTCTCGCTCGCCCCGCCCACGCTGCTGGTGTGCCTGCGTTCGGGCAGCCCGACCCTGGCCGCGGTCCTGGACCGGGGCGCCTTCACGGTGAACCTGCTGCACGAGGGCGCCCAGGACGCCGCCGAGCTGTTCGCCTCGGGCAACCCGCACCGCTTCGACCTGCTGCCGTGGGAGCAGGACGCCGACGCCTCGGGTCCCCATCTGGTGCGGGACGCCCACACGGTGGCGGACTGCACGGTCTCCCTGACCCAGGCCGTCGGCGACCACGTGACCGTGTTCGGCCGTACCCGCAGGATCGTGCGGCACCGCACGCGGTCGCCGCTGCTGTACGGGCTGCGGCAGTTCAGGCCGTGGCCGGGGAGCTGA
- a CDS encoding TetR/AcrR family transcriptional regulator, producing the protein MESWSQRPGRLGRPRRLSREAILSSAERILTEEGAEHLSMRRLAKEMSSTPMALYYHVKDKDELLTLLLDARTERLPRAELPHEPRERLLAGARTLHGMLADCPWAVEAVTSEDHVSASALRLVESMIDAAVACGMSHEEAVYAYRVIWYYTIGELLVRLNRERARRKGEDTPWERAMLSLDPDAFPLLARLRDQWVELAAGDHHQRGLEAVVDGLLAQGAVCPGTAGHP; encoded by the coding sequence ATGGAGTCCTGGAGTCAACGCCCCGGCCGGCTGGGCCGGCCGCGCCGTCTGTCGCGGGAGGCGATCCTCAGCAGCGCCGAGCGCATCCTCACCGAGGAGGGGGCGGAGCACCTGTCCATGCGCCGCCTGGCGAAAGAGATGTCCAGCACGCCGATGGCGCTGTACTACCACGTCAAGGACAAGGACGAGCTGCTCACCCTGCTGCTGGACGCGCGGACCGAGCGCCTGCCCCGCGCCGAACTGCCCCACGAGCCGCGCGAACGGCTCCTCGCGGGCGCGCGGACCCTCCACGGGATGCTCGCTGACTGTCCCTGGGCGGTGGAGGCGGTGACGTCCGAGGACCATGTGAGCGCCTCGGCGCTGAGACTCGTGGAGAGCATGATCGACGCCGCGGTCGCCTGCGGGATGAGCCACGAGGAAGCCGTCTATGCCTACCGCGTCATCTGGTACTACACGATCGGTGAGCTGCTCGTCCGCCTCAACCGGGAGCGGGCCCGCCGCAAGGGCGAGGACACGCCCTGGGAGCGCGCCATGCTGTCCCTGGACCCCGACGCCTTCCCCCTCCTGGCCCGGCTGCGCGACCAGTGGGTGGAGCTGGCGGCGGGCGACCACCACCAGCGCGGACTCGAGGCGGTGGTCGACGGGCTGCTGGCCCAGGGCGCCGTATGCCCCGGCACGGCCGGGCACCCGTGA
- a CDS encoding carbamoyltransferase, producing the protein MIVLGCNGFTRGAEVFADKFGAVGTEKHYILGHDAGAALLVDGKLVAAVEEERLNREKKTSDFPINAVQWCLEKAGIEFSDIDLIAIPWNFSNEVFDATMHDLASAPLPPMEKVDRLARIGELFDKALGREAILADFAARTGFTPDPEKVVFVQHHLAHAMTGYYMAGMKDTAFLISDGRAELFSSLTGEIRDGKIRVFEESIISANDSLGNLFASITRFLGFVPNNDEYKVMGLSGFAEAPSPNPFLEHIVQLHEGGRYSLVRPHDLENPRCFDGLFEKCFGPFQDTLEYKANIAAAAQDMLTAVTSHQLRALESRTDLNHLLFEGGLALNCVNNTQLLEGSRFEDMSVSFGASDTGVVIGAAVHAWANHPDNTAEVKYADTVTPYVGPEYDEATIESTLREFGDRVEYTRIPDGEVADQVAKLLTEKVVIGWFQGRLEHGPRALGHRSILANPKFADIKDVINTRVKHREPFRPFAPIVLESDADKIFEMGRKKRSPYMTFVFPVRPEYHNIIPGATHVDGTSRVQTITDEDTPLLATLLRRFTALTDVPCLINTSFNVAGEPIVCSPADALNCFLGTEIDYLVLGNYLVTKTGQAA; encoded by the coding sequence ATGATTGTTCTGGGTTGCAACGGGTTCACCCGGGGCGCAGAAGTCTTCGCCGACAAGTTCGGCGCGGTCGGGACGGAGAAGCACTACATCCTCGGCCATGACGCGGGCGCAGCGCTGTTGGTGGACGGCAAGCTGGTGGCTGCCGTGGAGGAAGAGCGGCTCAACCGGGAGAAGAAGACCTCCGACTTCCCGATCAACGCGGTGCAGTGGTGCCTCGAGAAGGCCGGCATCGAGTTCTCCGACATCGACCTCATCGCCATCCCGTGGAATTTCTCCAACGAGGTCTTCGACGCGACCATGCACGACCTGGCGTCGGCTCCGCTGCCGCCCATGGAAAAGGTCGACCGGCTCGCCCGCATCGGTGAACTGTTCGACAAGGCCCTCGGTCGCGAAGCGATTCTCGCCGACTTCGCCGCCCGCACCGGATTCACTCCCGACCCGGAGAAGGTGGTGTTCGTCCAGCACCACCTCGCGCACGCGATGACCGGTTACTACATGGCGGGAATGAAGGACACCGCATTCCTCATCAGTGACGGTCGCGCCGAGCTTTTCTCCTCGCTGACCGGTGAAATACGCGACGGCAAGATCCGCGTCTTCGAAGAGTCGATCATCAGCGCCAACGACTCGCTGGGCAACCTGTTCGCCTCGATCACGCGCTTCCTGGGCTTCGTGCCGAACAACGACGAGTACAAGGTCATGGGCCTGTCCGGGTTCGCCGAGGCGCCCTCGCCGAACCCGTTCCTGGAGCACATCGTCCAGCTGCACGAGGGGGGCCGCTACTCCCTGGTCCGGCCGCACGACCTGGAGAACCCCCGCTGCTTCGACGGCCTGTTCGAGAAGTGCTTCGGACCGTTCCAGGACACCCTGGAGTACAAGGCCAACATCGCCGCCGCGGCGCAGGACATGCTCACCGCCGTCACCAGCCACCAGCTGCGCGCCCTGGAGTCCAGGACCGACCTGAACCACCTGCTCTTCGAGGGCGGTCTGGCGCTGAACTGCGTCAACAACACCCAGCTCCTGGAGGGTTCGCGCTTCGAGGACATGTCGGTGAGCTTCGGCGCCAGCGACACCGGCGTCGTCATCGGTGCCGCCGTCCACGCCTGGGCCAACCACCCCGACAACACCGCCGAGGTCAAGTACGCCGACACGGTCACCCCGTACGTGGGGCCGGAGTACGACGAGGCGACGATCGAGAGCACCCTGCGCGAGTTCGGCGACCGGGTGGAGTACACCCGCATCCCCGACGGCGAGGTCGCCGACCAGGTGGCGAAGCTGCTCACCGAGAAGGTCGTCATCGGCTGGTTCCAGGGCCGGCTGGAGCACGGCCCGCGGGCGCTGGGCCACCGCAGCATCCTGGCGAACCCGAAGTTCGCGGACATCAAGGATGTCATCAACACCCGGGTGAAGCACCGTGAGCCGTTCCGCCCGTTCGCGCCGATCGTGCTGGAGTCGGACGCGGACAAGATCTTCGAGATGGGCCGCAAGAAGCGTTCGCCCTACATGACGTTCGTGTTCCCGGTGCGCCCGGAGTACCACAACATCATCCCGGGTGCGACACACGTCGACGGTACGTCCCGGGTGCAGACCATCACCGACGAGGACACGCCGCTGCTGGCGACGCTGCTGCGCCGCTTCACCGCGCTGACCGACGTGCCCTGCCTGATCAACACGTCGTTCAACGTGGCGGGCGAGCCGATCGTGTGCTCCCCGGCCGACGCGCTGAACTGCTTCCTGGGCACCGAGATCGACTACCTGGTGCTCGGCAACTACCTCGTCACAAAGACCGGTCAGGCCGCCTGA
- a CDS encoding alpha/beta hydrolase, with protein MTVEQARERYLANAIRPRRPDGDAGPAVTTADHRVGTADGSSFRVRVYTPASDEGRVITYLHGGGWVLGDIDSHDWVCRIVAESLGAVVVSADYRRAPEFPYPTPLLDAIAAARWTSRAFPDRDHVIAGDSAGASLSVGVAMDARDTGDVEFAAQLLLYPPADPSLRFAAAGAHPEGYLLSVDDMAWSYDQYVPDPQQRAEPALDLLGADLRHLPPAVVGTAEFDPLHDEGVELADKLCVDGVAVRHVPGPGLVHGYFLMQDIVPAAAVCARRVLEELDAVLRSAREGRESAPATYAEALGEG; from the coding sequence ATGACCGTCGAGCAGGCCCGCGAACGGTATCTCGCCAACGCGATCCGCCCCCGCCGCCCGGACGGCGACGCGGGCCCCGCCGTCACGACGGCCGACCACCGGGTCGGCACCGCGGACGGGTCGTCGTTCCGGGTCCGGGTCTACACCCCCGCGTCCGACGAGGGCCGGGTGATCACCTATCTGCACGGCGGCGGATGGGTGCTGGGCGACATCGACAGCCACGACTGGGTGTGCCGCATCGTGGCCGAGTCGCTGGGCGCGGTCGTCGTCTCCGCCGACTACCGGCGGGCCCCGGAGTTCCCCTATCCCACTCCCCTGCTCGACGCCATCGCCGCGGCCCGCTGGACGAGCCGCGCCTTCCCGGACCGCGACCACGTCATCGCCGGGGACAGCGCCGGAGCCAGTCTGTCGGTCGGAGTGGCCATGGACGCGCGCGACACCGGCGACGTGGAGTTCGCCGCGCAGCTCCTGCTGTACCCGCCGGCGGATCCCAGCCTGCGCTTCGCCGCGGCCGGTGCGCACCCCGAGGGCTACCTGCTGTCCGTCGACGACATGGCCTGGTCCTACGACCAGTACGTGCCCGACCCGCAGCAGCGCGCCGAACCCGCCCTCGACCTGCTCGGCGCGGATCTGCGGCACCTGCCGCCGGCGGTGGTCGGCACGGCCGAGTTCGACCCGCTCCACGACGAGGGCGTCGAGCTGGCCGACAAGCTGTGCGTCGACGGCGTCGCCGTCCGCCACGTGCCCGGTCCCGGTCTGGTGCACGGCTACTTCCTCATGCAGGACATCGTGCCGGCGGCGGCCGTCTGCGCCCGGCGGGTCCTGGAGGAGCTGGACGCGGTGCTGCGGTCGGCACGGGAGGGACGCGAGAGTGCCCCGGCCACGTACGCCGAGGCACTCGGGGAGGGCTGA